In the genome of Xanthomonas translucens pv. cerealis, one region contains:
- a CDS encoding stage II sporulation protein M, producing MRQEQFIARHQHEWEAFETWLHTHGRKRPASADASAPDSAAHAWRLADEDMPARYRRLCQQLALARKRGYSPLVTARLQQLMQQGHTELYRPPRPRWRRAAEFLFADFPQLVRSQAGCMAAAAALFMAPLVTLFVLLQYRPELIHGLMDPMQIAQMEAMYDPATAAHKLGRSSSGDDWHMFGVYIMNNISICLRTFASGLLAGLGTVLVLLFNGVTIGAVAGHLHQIGYGVTFWRFVAGHAPFELTAIVIAGGAGLQLGLKLLAPGRRRRIDALVEGGTIGAKLCLGVAFMLLVAAFIEAFWSSIGTLPAAVKYTVSGLLWTLVLVWLWRGGRGMAEAGDAD from the coding sequence ATGAGGCAGGAGCAGTTCATCGCCCGCCACCAGCACGAGTGGGAGGCCTTCGAGACCTGGCTGCACACGCACGGCCGCAAGCGCCCTGCGAGCGCGGACGCGAGCGCGCCCGACAGCGCCGCGCACGCATGGCGCCTGGCCGACGAAGACATGCCGGCCCGCTACCGGCGCCTGTGCCAGCAGCTGGCGCTGGCCCGCAAGCGCGGCTACAGCCCGCTGGTCACCGCGCGCCTGCAGCAACTGATGCAACAGGGCCACACCGAACTATACCGGCCGCCGCGGCCGCGCTGGCGGCGCGCGGCCGAGTTCCTGTTCGCCGATTTCCCACAGCTGGTACGCAGCCAGGCCGGCTGCATGGCCGCGGCCGCCGCGCTGTTCATGGCGCCGCTGGTCACCCTCTTCGTGCTGCTGCAATACCGGCCGGAACTGATCCACGGCTTGATGGATCCCATGCAGATCGCGCAGATGGAGGCGATGTACGACCCGGCCACGGCCGCACACAAGCTCGGCCGCAGCAGCAGCGGCGACGACTGGCACATGTTCGGCGTGTACATCATGAACAACATCAGCATCTGCCTGCGCACCTTCGCCAGCGGCCTGCTGGCCGGGCTCGGCACGGTGCTGGTGCTGCTGTTCAACGGCGTCACCATCGGCGCGGTGGCCGGGCACCTGCATCAGATCGGTTACGGGGTGACGTTCTGGCGCTTCGTCGCCGGGCATGCGCCGTTCGAACTGACCGCGATCGTGATCGCCGGCGGCGCCGGCCTGCAACTGGGCTTGAAGCTGCTGGCGCCGGGCCGGCGCCGGCGCATCGATGCGCTGGTCGAAGGCGGCACCATCGGCGCCAAACTGTGCCTGGGCGTGGCATTCATGCTGCTGGTCGCCGCCTTCATCGAGGCGTTCTGGTCCTCGATCGGCACGCTGCCGGCGGCAGTGAAGTACACCGTGTCCGGGCTGCTATGGACGCTGGTGCTGGTCTGGCTGTGGCGCGGCGGACGCGGCATGGCGGAGGCCGGCGATGCGGATTGA
- a CDS encoding DUF4350 domain-containing protein: MNSGTRNALIFLLGLLLTSVLVAWFLGRYERAERELALPPRGEAAYNPLYALRQTLRADGVRAESRQRLDLAAMRLQPHDSVLLFGDPRALSKPDSEALLAWVERGGHLILRTPAADEDGATAKLPIFDALDVTLEDGKPEHCLTLAIPGQPKHSEFCNGRRFQIDEDAASNLWGSDADYAYARLPYGDGTVDLLAQMDFLQNGSNGGTPLRDDTPEAAPAAPSGGLRDVPHRLLARQILAPNYGHGTVYLIYSAELPSLWYTLFTRGWPAWLPALLMLLAWLWSRMQRFGPLQAAPAGDRRSLLEHVRASGEHLFRYGKAALLYAAMRQAFLTRLRRRAPLAAALQGPAQAAAIAERLNLPAAQVEQALQAPAPKQHLAFRDRIRLLVQMRNQL, translated from the coding sequence ATGAACAGCGGCACCCGCAATGCGCTGATCTTCCTGCTCGGGCTGTTGCTGACCAGCGTGCTGGTGGCCTGGTTCCTGGGCCGCTACGAACGCGCCGAGCGCGAGCTGGCGCTGCCGCCGCGCGGCGAGGCCGCTTACAACCCGCTGTATGCATTGCGCCAGACCCTGCGCGCCGACGGCGTGCGCGCCGAATCGCGGCAGCGCCTGGACCTGGCGGCGATGCGCCTGCAGCCGCACGACAGCGTGCTGCTGTTCGGCGACCCGCGCGCGCTGAGCAAGCCCGACAGCGAGGCGCTGCTGGCCTGGGTCGAGCGCGGCGGCCACCTGATCCTGCGCACACCGGCGGCCGACGAGGACGGCGCCACGGCCAAGCTGCCGATCTTCGATGCGCTCGATGTCACGCTGGAGGACGGCAAGCCGGAGCACTGCCTGACACTGGCCATTCCCGGACAGCCCAAGCACAGCGAGTTCTGCAATGGCCGGCGTTTCCAGATCGACGAGGATGCGGCCAGCAACCTGTGGGGCAGCGACGCGGACTACGCCTACGCGCGCCTTCCATACGGCGACGGCACCGTGGACCTGCTGGCGCAAATGGACTTCCTGCAGAACGGCAGCAACGGCGGCACTCCCTTGCGCGACGACACACCGGAGGCCGCGCCCGCCGCGCCGAGCGGCGGCCTGCGCGACGTGCCGCACCGCCTGCTGGCGCGGCAGATCCTGGCGCCCAACTACGGCCACGGCACCGTGTACCTGATCTACTCCGCCGAGCTGCCGTCGCTGTGGTACACGCTGTTCACCCGCGGCTGGCCGGCCTGGCTGCCGGCACTGCTGATGCTGCTGGCCTGGCTGTGGTCGCGCATGCAGCGCTTCGGCCCGCTGCAGGCCGCGCCGGCCGGCGACCGCCGCTCGCTGCTGGAACACGTGCGCGCCAGCGGCGAGCACCTGTTCCGCTACGGCAAGGCCGCGCTGCTGTACGCGGCGATGCGCCAGGCATTCCTGACCCGGCTGCGGCGCCGCGCACCGCTCGCCGCGGCGCTGCAGGGTCCGGCCCAGGCCGCGGCCATCGCCGAACGCCTGAACCTGCCGGCGGCGCAGGTCGAACAGGCGCTGCAGGCGCCAGCGCCCAAGCAACATCTCGCCTTCCGCGATCGCATTCGCCTCCTCGTGCAGATGAGAAACCAGTTATGA
- the ilvD gene encoding dihydroxy-acid dehydratase encodes MPDYRSKTSTHGRNMAGARALWRATGMQDADFHKPIIAIANSFTQFVPGHVHLKDLGQLVAREIERVGGVAKEFDTIAVDDGIAMGHDGMLYSLPSREIIADSVEYMVNAHCADALVCISNCDKITPGMLMAALRLNIPTVFVSGGPMEAGKTKLADHNLDLIDAMVIAADPTASDEKVAAFERSACPTCGSCSGMFTANSMNCLTEALGLALPGNGTVVATHADREQLFLKAGRTAVELCHRWYGAEDPTALPRGIATFKAFENAMTLDIAMGGSTNTILHLLAAAQEGEVPFTLRDIDRLSRHVPQLCKVAPNIQKYHIEDVHRAGGILAILGELARGGLLHTDQPTVHSRTLADAIAQWDITQTDAEAVHTFYKAGPAGIPTQIAFSQATRWPTLDADREAGCIRDVAHAYSQEGGLAVLYGNIALDGCVVKTAGVDESIHVFEGNAKVFESQDSAVKGILADEVQAGDVVVIRYEGPKGGPGMQEMLYPTSYLKSKGLGKQCALLTDGRFSGGTSGLSIGHASPEAAAGGAIGLVRDGDRILIDIPNRRIDLLVDDTELAARRAAQDAQGWKPVEVRPRKVTTALKAYALLATSADKGAVRDKAMLDG; translated from the coding sequence ATGCCCGACTATCGCTCCAAGACCTCCACCCACGGCCGCAACATGGCCGGCGCGCGCGCGCTGTGGCGCGCCACCGGCATGCAGGACGCCGACTTCCACAAGCCGATCATCGCCATTGCCAACTCCTTCACCCAGTTCGTGCCTGGCCACGTGCACCTGAAGGATCTCGGCCAGCTGGTCGCGCGCGAGATCGAGCGCGTCGGCGGCGTGGCCAAGGAATTCGACACCATCGCCGTGGACGACGGCATCGCCATGGGCCACGACGGCATGCTGTATTCGCTGCCCAGCCGCGAGATCATCGCCGACTCGGTGGAGTACATGGTCAACGCGCACTGCGCCGACGCGCTGGTGTGCATCTCCAACTGCGACAAGATCACCCCCGGCATGCTGATGGCCGCCTTGCGCCTCAACATCCCCACCGTATTCGTGTCCGGCGGGCCGATGGAAGCGGGCAAGACCAAGCTCGCCGACCACAACCTGGACCTGATCGACGCGATGGTGATCGCCGCCGATCCCACCGCCTCCGACGAAAAGGTCGCCGCCTTCGAACGCAGCGCCTGCCCCACCTGCGGCTCGTGCTCGGGCATGTTCACCGCCAACTCGATGAACTGCCTGACCGAAGCGCTGGGGCTGGCCCTGCCCGGCAACGGCACCGTGGTCGCCACCCATGCCGACCGCGAGCAGCTGTTCCTGAAGGCCGGACGCACCGCGGTCGAGCTATGCCACCGCTGGTACGGCGCCGAAGATCCCACCGCGCTGCCGCGCGGCATCGCCACGTTCAAAGCGTTCGAGAACGCGATGACCCTGGACATCGCGATGGGCGGCTCCACCAACACCATCCTGCACCTGCTCGCCGCCGCGCAGGAAGGCGAAGTGCCGTTCACCCTGCGCGACATCGACCGCCTGTCGCGGCATGTGCCGCAGCTGTGCAAGGTCGCGCCGAACATCCAGAAGTACCACATCGAAGACGTACACCGCGCCGGCGGCATCCTCGCCATCCTCGGCGAGCTGGCGCGCGGCGGCCTGCTGCATACCGACCAGCCCACCGTGCATAGCCGCACCCTCGCCGACGCCATCGCGCAATGGGACATCACCCAGACCGACGCCGAGGCCGTGCACACCTTCTACAAGGCCGGCCCGGCCGGCATCCCCACCCAGATCGCCTTCAGCCAGGCCACGCGCTGGCCGACGCTGGACGCCGACCGTGAAGCGGGCTGCATCCGCGACGTCGCCCATGCCTACTCGCAGGAAGGCGGACTGGCGGTGCTGTACGGCAACATCGCCCTCGACGGCTGCGTGGTCAAGACAGCCGGCGTGGACGAATCGATCCACGTGTTCGAAGGCAACGCCAAGGTATTCGAGAGCCAGGACTCGGCGGTCAAGGGCATCCTCGCCGACGAAGTGCAGGCCGGCGACGTGGTGGTAATCCGCTACGAAGGCCCCAAGGGCGGCCCCGGCATGCAGGAGATGCTCTACCCCACCTCGTATCTCAAGTCCAAGGGCCTGGGCAAGCAATGCGCCCTGCTCACCGACGGCCGCTTCTCCGGCGGCACCTCCGGCCTGTCGATCGGCCACGCCTCCCCGGAAGCGGCGGCCGGCGGCGCCATCGGCCTGGTCCGCGACGGCGACCGGATCCTGATCGACATCCCCAACCGCCGCATCGACCTGCTGGTCGACGACACCGAACTGGCCGCCCGCCGCGCCGCCCAGGACGCGCAAGGCTGGAAACCGGTGGAAGTACGCCCGCGCAAGGTCACCACCGCGCTGAAGGCGTACGCGCTGCTGGCGACCAGCGCCGACAAGGGCGCGGTACGCGACAAGGCGATGCTGGACGGTTGA
- a CDS encoding DUF1190 domain-containing protein, with protein MKRSKKAALLLMGTAPLLFTACAPEAKPQEGLYTSVEACAAQTHDIGTCREAFKQAQQQAAAQGPKYASREQCAQEYSAERCVEQRDSQGHSFIGPLMTGVFLSQMLNGNRMSGLNAAPAYQDRQSQWQRPATGAGHGAAASSLHGNRTMTHIGATPHRAVTVSRGGFGSSSGARGSVGG; from the coding sequence ATGAAGCGATCCAAGAAAGCCGCGCTGTTGCTGATGGGCACCGCGCCGCTGCTGTTCACCGCCTGCGCGCCTGAAGCCAAGCCCCAGGAGGGGCTGTACACCTCGGTGGAAGCCTGCGCAGCGCAGACCCACGACATCGGCACCTGCCGCGAGGCGTTCAAGCAGGCGCAGCAGCAGGCGGCCGCCCAGGGACCCAAATACGCCAGCCGCGAACAGTGCGCGCAGGAGTATTCGGCCGAGCGCTGCGTGGAGCAGCGTGACAGTCAGGGGCACTCGTTCATCGGGCCGCTGATGACCGGCGTCTTCCTGTCGCAGATGCTCAACGGCAACCGCATGTCCGGCCTCAACGCCGCGCCCGCGTACCAGGACCGACAGAGCCAGTGGCAGCGTCCGGCAACCGGTGCCGGCCACGGCGCTGCGGCCAGCAGCCTGCACGGCAACCGGACCATGACCCATATCGGCGCAACGCCGCACCGGGCGGTCACCGTCAGCCGCGGCGGTTTCGGCAGCTCCAGCGGCGCGCGCGGCAGCGTCGGCGGCTGA
- a CDS encoding DUF4129 domain-containing protein: MRIERLDVVLRARSAWEAMELGSALVRRHAGAIWKPWLLISVPLFALLNLGAWAIDRIWLAGLLLWWLKPVLDRIPLFVISRGVFGDVPRVRDTLRAQWSWGWSTLFGYLTWRRLSPARTVFMPLELLEGASAEQQRQRRRSLGGAVYGHALLLASVCWHFEAMLCLACIAAILMFVPVELLPETVRAAWALVGEENPAWADIGLNVFGWLAMTLIEPFFVGAGFGLYLNRRTEIEAWDVEMALRRLRERLGDAAPLLLALALLGAPGAALRAQTAAPGAGDPAVAAEPQARPAPAPQPAQETAGDDGDIKDPAKAQEKSADDAPEPVALDDVFDTVPAADTRFDRAADRAYQDPLLSGKRSIGYWKKRDRSENEEKKPDQSKIDPRFGRGLLASVAAVFAFVGEWGMWLLAGMLVLVLLLTAKHWLPWMRGSGRKRAAVETPLAHAPVLSAEPMPDDVATSARRLWREGKQRDALALLYRASVATVCERANLALPPGATEAQCLRASRRLPDDTDRDLFARMVRTWQYAAYAARLPDAAAFDALLEELQQQYRWRA; the protein is encoded by the coding sequence ATGCGGATTGAGCGCCTGGACGTGGTGCTGCGCGCACGCTCGGCCTGGGAGGCGATGGAGCTGGGCAGCGCGCTGGTGCGCCGTCATGCCGGCGCGATCTGGAAACCGTGGCTGCTGATCAGCGTGCCGCTGTTCGCGCTGCTGAATCTCGGCGCCTGGGCGATCGACCGGATCTGGCTGGCCGGGCTGCTGTTGTGGTGGCTGAAACCGGTGCTGGACCGGATCCCGCTGTTCGTGATCTCGCGCGGCGTGTTCGGCGACGTGCCACGCGTGCGCGACACCCTGCGCGCGCAATGGAGCTGGGGCTGGAGCACGCTGTTCGGCTACCTGACCTGGCGCCGGCTGAGTCCGGCGCGCACGGTGTTCATGCCGCTGGAATTGCTGGAAGGGGCCAGCGCCGAGCAGCAGCGGCAGCGCCGCCGCAGCCTGGGCGGCGCGGTGTACGGACATGCGCTGCTGCTGGCCAGCGTGTGCTGGCACTTCGAGGCGATGCTGTGCCTGGCCTGCATCGCGGCGATTTTGATGTTCGTGCCGGTGGAGCTGCTGCCGGAGACGGTGCGCGCGGCGTGGGCGCTGGTCGGCGAGGAGAACCCGGCCTGGGCCGACATCGGCCTGAATGTCTTCGGCTGGCTGGCGATGACGCTGATCGAACCGTTCTTCGTCGGTGCCGGCTTCGGCCTGTACCTCAACCGGCGCACCGAGATCGAAGCCTGGGACGTGGAAATGGCGCTGCGCCGGCTGCGCGAGCGGCTGGGCGACGCCGCGCCGCTGCTGCTGGCGCTGGCCCTGCTCGGCGCGCCCGGCGCGGCGCTGCGCGCACAAACCGCAGCGCCGGGCGCCGGCGACCCCGCCGTCGCGGCCGAGCCGCAGGCGCGCCCCGCCCCGGCGCCGCAACCGGCGCAGGAAACCGCCGGCGACGACGGCGACATCAAGGACCCGGCGAAAGCACAGGAAAAAAGCGCGGACGACGCGCCCGAGCCGGTCGCGCTCGACGACGTCTTCGACACCGTGCCCGCTGCCGACACGCGCTTCGACCGCGCCGCCGACCGCGCCTACCAAGATCCGCTGCTGTCGGGCAAGCGCAGCATCGGTTACTGGAAGAAGCGCGACCGCAGCGAAAACGAGGAAAAGAAACCCGATCAGAGCAAGATCGATCCACGCTTCGGCAGGGGCTTGCTGGCGAGCGTGGCGGCCGTGTTCGCGTTCGTCGGCGAATGGGGCATGTGGTTGCTGGCCGGCATGCTGGTGCTGGTCCTGCTGCTGACCGCCAAGCACTGGCTACCATGGATGCGCGGCAGCGGGCGCAAGCGTGCCGCGGTCGAGACGCCGCTGGCGCATGCGCCGGTGCTGAGCGCCGAGCCGATGCCGGACGACGTCGCCACCAGCGCACGCCGGCTATGGCGCGAGGGCAAGCAGCGCGACGCGCTGGCGCTGCTGTACCGCGCCAGCGTGGCGACCGTGTGCGAACGGGCCAACCTGGCGCTGCCGCCGGGCGCCACCGAAGCGCAATGCCTGCGCGCCTCCAGGCGCCTGCCGGACGACACCGACCGCGACCTGTTCGCGCGCATGGTGCGCACCTGGCAATACGCTGCCTACGCCGCACGCCTGCCCGACGCCGCCGCCTTCGACGCTCTGCTCGAAGAGCTGCAGCAGCAGTACCGGTGGCGCGCATGA
- a CDS encoding RDD family protein: MSGMLDTYREVITPEGVPLQLPAAGAVPRALAWLIDLAVRFAVLTAMGMLLGALGGFGQGLYLVAMFLVFWAYPIVLEGWFGQTLGKKALGLRVVARDGAPAGWMAAITRNLLRTVDMLPFGYAIGLIACLFDAHARRLGDMVAGTLVIHQAPRHAAAAPPIASAVAPPCRLLPAEQAALIAFAERAPRLAPARQLELATLALPLTQTPGQAGVLRLYAMANWLLGRR, encoded by the coding sequence ATGAGCGGCATGCTCGACACCTACCGTGAAGTGATCACGCCCGAAGGCGTGCCGTTGCAGTTGCCGGCCGCCGGCGCGGTGCCGCGCGCGCTGGCCTGGCTGATCGACCTGGCGGTGCGCTTCGCCGTGCTGACCGCGATGGGCATGCTGCTCGGCGCGCTCGGCGGCTTCGGCCAGGGCCTGTATCTGGTGGCGATGTTCCTGGTGTTCTGGGCCTACCCGATCGTGCTCGAAGGTTGGTTCGGGCAGACCCTGGGCAAGAAGGCGCTGGGCCTGCGCGTGGTCGCGCGCGACGGCGCCCCGGCCGGGTGGATGGCGGCGATCACCCGCAACCTGCTGCGCACCGTGGACATGCTGCCGTTCGGCTACGCCATTGGCCTGATCGCCTGCCTGTTCGACGCGCATGCGCGGCGCCTGGGCGACATGGTCGCCGGCACCCTGGTGATCCACCAGGCGCCGCGCCACGCGGCGGCGGCGCCGCCGATCGCCAGCGCCGTGGCGCCGCCGTGCCGCCTGTTGCCGGCCGAGCAGGCGGCGTTGATCGCCTTCGCCGAACGCGCGCCGCGGCTGGCCCCGGCGCGGCAGCTGGAACTGGCCACGCTGGCGCTGCCATTGACGCAGACACCCGGCCAGGCCGGCGTGCTGCGGCTGTATGCGATGGCCAACTGGCTGTTGGGGCGGCGATGA
- a CDS encoding glutathionylspermidine synthase family protein — protein MQRIAIVERGDWRAQAAECGFRFHTIGGERYWDERAYYAFSLRQIEHDLEDPSAELHQMAMGLVDEVVASEELMQRLAIAPAFRDWIAESWRRRDPHLYGRLDLAYNGSGPAKLYELNYDTPTSLFESAFFQWQWLEDQRAQGRLAHDADQFNSIHETLVERFAELAAQLPPPLSFAAVRDSEEDQGTVAYLRDCAAQAGLFGDAIAIEDIGLSEDGRYTDLDDVVIGALFKLYPLEDLFAERFGQALPGSGLRLLEPPWKAVLSNKGILPLLWSRHRGHPNLLPAAFDDGAALPPGWVRKPLHSREGANISLHLADGRMLQSDGPYQGPCIVQQAHPLPAFDGRYPMVGSWIVGDTACGIGIREDDGPITRDSARFVPHAIVEAGRPGVLYA, from the coding sequence ATGCAACGCATCGCAATCGTCGAACGCGGCGACTGGCGCGCGCAGGCCGCCGAGTGCGGCTTCCGCTTCCACACCATCGGTGGCGAACGCTACTGGGACGAACGCGCCTATTACGCTTTCAGCCTGCGCCAGATCGAACACGATCTGGAGGATCCCAGCGCCGAGCTGCACCAGATGGCGATGGGGCTGGTGGACGAGGTCGTCGCCAGCGAGGAGTTGATGCAGCGCCTGGCGATTGCGCCGGCGTTCCGCGACTGGATCGCCGAGAGCTGGCGGCGCCGCGATCCGCATCTGTACGGGCGCCTGGACCTGGCCTACAACGGCAGCGGCCCGGCCAAGCTGTACGAACTGAACTACGACACGCCGACCTCGTTGTTCGAATCGGCGTTCTTCCAGTGGCAGTGGCTGGAAGACCAGCGCGCGCAGGGGCGCCTGGCGCACGACGCCGACCAGTTCAATTCGATCCACGAGACGCTGGTGGAGCGCTTCGCCGAACTGGCGGCGCAGTTGCCGCCGCCGCTATCCTTCGCCGCGGTGCGCGATTCGGAGGAAGACCAGGGCACGGTCGCCTATCTGCGCGATTGCGCGGCGCAGGCCGGGCTGTTCGGCGATGCGATCGCGATCGAGGACATCGGCCTGTCCGAGGACGGGCGCTATACGGATCTGGACGACGTGGTGATCGGCGCCTTGTTCAAGCTGTATCCGCTGGAAGACCTGTTCGCCGAACGTTTCGGCCAGGCCCTGCCGGGGTCGGGCCTGCGCTTGCTGGAGCCGCCGTGGAAGGCGGTGCTGAGCAACAAGGGCATCCTGCCGCTGCTGTGGTCGCGCCATCGCGGCCATCCCAATCTGCTGCCGGCCGCGTTCGACGATGGCGCCGCGCTGCCGCCGGGCTGGGTACGCAAACCGCTGCATTCGCGCGAAGGCGCCAACATCTCCCTGCATCTGGCCGACGGGCGCATGCTGCAGAGCGACGGTCCGTACCAGGGGCCGTGCATCGTGCAGCAGGCGCATCCGCTGCCGGCGTTCGACGGCCGCTATCCGATGGTCGGCAGCTGGATCGTCGGCGATACCGCGTGCGGCATCGGCATCCGCGAGGACGACGGCCCGATCACCCGCGACAGTGCGCGCTTCGTGCCGCATGCGATTGTCGAAGCGGGGCGGCCTGGGGTGCTGTATGCCTGA
- a CDS encoding DUF58 domain-containing protein has protein sequence MRPAPPLLALLGLWALCGLATALELLPLWPWQALGAAIAVVAAFDAWRLWRSPTPQLRRELPEALPLGVEREAGLRIDSARRQTLDVFDLVPSGWWMQGLPRRVTLPAASETRLSYRLRPTARGRFDFPGTHLRLHSAWRLWRQRRVAGAAQTVRVYPNFAPLTRFALFSAEQASRLVGAHLKRRRGEGTDFHQMREYRVGDSLRQIDWKATSRARKLISREYQDEKNQQLLMLIDTGRRMMASESGLSHFDHVLNAALVVSYLALRQGDAVGLMASGGDARWVAPQRGMGTVDTLLRASYDLQPQAVATDYLAAATDLSLRQRRRSLVMLVSNVRDEDIEDLLAAVRLLQRRHLVCVASLRERALDEALAQDVHDLQQAVQAGAVARYLQQRGDAHDALRSHGVMVLDVTGEELPGALVERYLAVKRDGLL, from the coding sequence ATGAGACCCGCCCCGCCCCTGCTAGCCCTGCTCGGCCTGTGGGCGCTGTGCGGCCTGGCCACGGCGCTGGAGTTGCTGCCGCTGTGGCCGTGGCAGGCGTTGGGGGCGGCGATCGCGGTGGTCGCCGCGTTCGATGCGTGGCGGCTGTGGCGCAGCCCCACCCCGCAGCTGCGCCGCGAATTGCCCGAAGCCTTGCCGCTGGGCGTGGAGCGCGAGGCCGGGCTGCGCATCGACAGCGCGCGGCGGCAGACGCTGGACGTGTTCGATCTGGTGCCCAGCGGCTGGTGGATGCAGGGCCTGCCGCGCCGCGTGACCCTGCCCGCGGCCAGCGAAACCCGCCTCAGCTACCGGCTGCGCCCGACCGCGCGCGGCCGTTTCGACTTTCCCGGCACGCACCTGCGCCTGCACTCGGCCTGGCGCCTGTGGCGGCAGCGGCGCGTGGCCGGCGCGGCGCAGACCGTGCGCGTGTATCCGAACTTCGCGCCACTGACCCGCTTCGCCCTGTTCAGCGCCGAACAGGCCTCGCGGCTGGTCGGCGCGCACCTGAAGCGGCGCCGCGGCGAAGGCACCGACTTCCACCAGATGCGCGAATACCGGGTCGGCGACAGCCTGCGCCAGATCGACTGGAAGGCCACCTCGCGCGCGCGCAAGCTGATCTCGCGCGAATACCAGGACGAGAAGAACCAGCAGCTGCTGATGCTGATCGACACCGGGCGGCGGATGATGGCCAGCGAGAGCGGCCTGTCGCATTTCGACCACGTGCTCAATGCCGCACTGGTGGTGTCGTACCTGGCGCTGCGCCAGGGCGATGCGGTCGGCCTGATGGCCAGCGGCGGCGACGCGCGCTGGGTCGCGCCGCAGCGCGGCATGGGCACGGTCGATACGCTGCTGCGCGCCAGCTACGACCTGCAGCCGCAGGCGGTGGCCACCGATTACCTGGCCGCGGCCACCGACCTGTCGCTGCGCCAGCGCCGGCGTTCGCTGGTGATGCTGGTCAGCAACGTGCGCGACGAGGACATCGAAGACCTGCTCGCCGCGGTGCGGCTGCTGCAGCGCCGCCACCTGGTGTGCGTGGCCAGCCTGCGCGAACGCGCGCTGGATGAGGCGCTGGCGCAGGACGTGCACGACCTGCAGCAGGCGGTGCAGGCCGGCGCGGTGGCGCGCTATCTGCAGCAGCGCGGCGACGCCCACGACGCGCTGCGCAGCCACGGCGTGATGGTGCTCGACGTCACCGGCGAAGAGCTGCCGGGCGCGCTGGTGGAACGCTATCTTGCGGTCAAGCGCGACGGGTTGTTGTAG
- a CDS encoding AAA family ATPase → MTTTPADSIAPLTGPALIERVEAIRAAVGQAFIGQPQVLEQILIALLAGGHVLIEGVPGLGKTLLVRALAQALELNYARVQFTPDLMPSDVSGHAVYDPKTESFKIRRGPVFTHLLLADEINRAPAKTQSALLEVMQEGQVTIEGKAFPLAPPFLALATQNPVEQEGTYPLPEAQLDRFLLKILIDYPQLEDEKRMVEAVTTGRSAGDFDLSQVPRVLSAADVVAMQLGTAAIAVDPQVIDYAVRIVAATRSWPGIALGAGPRGSIALIRAARAQAVLCGRDFVTPDDIRDIAKPALRHRIALAPELQIEGQSADDALGALLAKVEAPRK, encoded by the coding sequence ATGACCACCACCCCCGCCGACTCCATTGCCCCCCTCACCGGCCCCGCCTTGATCGAACGCGTCGAGGCGATCCGCGCTGCGGTCGGGCAGGCCTTCATCGGCCAGCCGCAAGTGCTCGAGCAGATCCTGATCGCACTGCTGGCCGGCGGCCATGTGTTGATCGAAGGCGTGCCCGGGCTGGGCAAGACCCTGCTGGTGCGCGCGCTGGCGCAGGCGCTGGAGCTGAACTACGCACGCGTGCAGTTCACCCCCGACCTGATGCCCAGCGACGTCAGCGGCCACGCCGTGTACGACCCCAAGACCGAGAGCTTCAAGATCCGCCGCGGCCCGGTGTTCACCCACCTGCTGCTGGCCGACGAGATCAACCGCGCCCCGGCCAAGACCCAGTCGGCGCTGCTGGAAGTGATGCAGGAAGGCCAGGTCACCATCGAGGGCAAAGCCTTCCCGCTGGCGCCGCCATTCCTGGCCCTGGCCACGCAGAACCCGGTCGAGCAGGAAGGCACCTATCCGCTGCCGGAAGCGCAGCTGGACCGTTTCCTGCTGAAGATCCTGATCGACTACCCGCAGCTGGAAGACGAGAAGCGGATGGTGGAAGCGGTCACCACCGGGCGCAGTGCCGGCGACTTCGACCTGTCGCAGGTGCCGCGCGTGCTCAGCGCCGCCGATGTGGTGGCGATGCAGCTGGGCACCGCGGCGATCGCGGTGGACCCGCAGGTGATCGACTACGCGGTACGCATCGTCGCCGCCACCCGCAGCTGGCCGGGCATCGCGCTCGGCGCCGGCCCGCGCGGCAGCATCGCCCTGATCCGCGCCGCGCGCGCGCAGGCGGTGCTGTGCGGCCGCGACTTCGTCACCCCCGACGACATCCGCGACATCGCCAAGCCGGCGCTGCGCCACCGCATCGCGCTGGCACCGGAACTGCAGATCGAAGGCCAGAGCGCCGACGACGCGCTGGGCGCGCTGCTGGCGAAGGTGGAGGCGCCGCGCAAATGA